Proteins from a genomic interval of Eulemur rufifrons isolate Redbay chromosome 10, OSU_ERuf_1, whole genome shotgun sequence:
- the SMIM33 gene encoding LOW QUALITY PROTEIN: small integral membrane protein 33 (The sequence of the model RefSeq protein was modified relative to this genomic sequence to represent the inferred CDS: inserted 2 bases in 2 codons) — protein MHHLGAFLESNSIPPHAASDLLLLKLSPPAAHALTWQAGDRQSRDHDPQLLVEEPVGPDKGWSHTWPSPAVNSCSGQEPQRQLPEALGGAWEPPLXDGLPLLTVXVTVFVLLAVCVVAVRSGPRLHQGRVTLPAEPGALKPEGSVCLIHWQGLGPQDGHEEDHWGPLVSGSCPASDGPRPSINEVTYL, from the exons ATGCACCACCTGGGCGCTTTCCTGGAGTCTAACTCCATCCCGCCCCATGCTGCCTCCGACCTGCTTCTCCTGAAGCTCAGCCCACCAGCTGCCCATGCCCT CACCTGGCAGGCTGGAGACAGACAGAGTAGGGACCATGACCCCCAGCTTTTGGTAGAAGAACCCGTGGGCCCTGACAAAG GCTGGTCCCACACCTGGCCTTCTCCAGCTGTGAACAGCTGTTCAGGGCAGGAGCCCCAGAGGCAGCTCCCGGAGGCACTGGGTGGGGCTTGGGAACCCCCTC GGGATGGGCTTCCCCTGCTCACTG CTGTCACTGTTTTTGTCCTGCTGGCAGTCTGCGTGGTGGCAGTCCGCTCTGGACCAAGGCTGCACCAGGGCCGTGTCACTCTTCCTGCAGAGCCAGGGGCCCTGAAGCCAGAGGGCAGCGTCTGCCTCATCCactggcaggggctgggccccCAAGATGGGCATGAAGAAGACCACTGGGGACCTCTTGTCTCTGGCTCCTGCCCTGCATCAGATGGGCCCAGGCCCAGCATCAATGAAGTCACTTACCTGTAA